A stretch of the Ornithodoros turicata isolate Travis chromosome 4, ASM3712646v1, whole genome shotgun sequence genome encodes the following:
- the LOC135392066 gene encoding uncharacterized protein LOC135392066 isoform X3: MVFTSGTHTIPASKWRSVFDLLLFRELRDDVDDTLVQKLISCLDSMVIENREHAEGIWKDAGLREQIPRAFGAGGRAASTVFALRATGAFGQDENFFRDMQAGTQILHRLLHLEIAGPTRDSSVKAAYLRTLFNILSHRTGNTWVMEQGLFSKTFPCLQDCSIFVQNAAEKFLARFLSLNILVDPGAAEVSTVVDSVCYHKDINQSKRCLRIIKGVLDDSPEVADVLCSQFQLDVKLEELLKESETDSANDICLSELLCRLRCAREEWDMQIDTMKLLENGGKTATLIRTAATVLQYPQTLSPEINEKCFKTLGTVVLRHAKPSFVSSALCALRESIALKCDKDIGEHLLECLSAFLSLAVDESSYWAKQSRILAVACECFGLTLTIVASEGAGLELPVSERYLGMTLRLLPNTNLSCHGIKELLSASVALALGIFSRCQQDFCWSSSPGLVQLATVFQRCLVYTDHEVIETALEVFPQLAATQEFLPASRHCTFTKWLEDNFLLRFVWDTTRSMHGNVRASAAVVLGQVCPCEYVWRHFRDTLQLTESDAIHLMTTMVVTDPNVFARRSAMAALSSWVVRDTFGAYSRNATSLRRTLLESVAFDLDSSVQRMGLHTWGTCLELDLNNVDPRSRNPHTASEVLKRADADGLGVALGRSLAPDSDHEVRIEAFGLVERLRKRLRLEFQMDIGPTIDTSFFRHMSGLLEPEEHVASSAEERSKGADEVLDKTISDWLQQKLIARGDTLPSSREDRLATLSGGATVMEILEMKLEVCKEDCQWKRIDSIIDDILNAAATEHRVQDCY; encoded by the exons ATGGTTTTCACGAGTGGAACGCACACGATACCTGCTTCAAAATGGAGATCTGTATTTGATTTGCTTCTGTTTAGAGAACTGCGAGATGACGTAGACGACACGCTTGTGCAGAAGCTGATCAGTTGCTTAGACTCGATGGTGATAGAAAACCGAG AACACGCAGAAGGCATCTGGAAAGACGCTGGATTGCGAGAACAGATTCCGCGAGCATTTGGCGCAGGTGGACGGGCAGCGTCCACCGTGTTCGCGTTGCGCGCGACTGGAGCCTTCGGTCAGGACGAAAATTTCTTCCGCGACATGCAAGCAGGAACACAGATTTTACATAGATTACTGCACCTGGAGATCGCTGGCCCGACGCGGGATTCGAGCGTCAAGGCAGCGTACCTTCGTACGTTGTTCAATATCCTGAGCCACAGGACGGGAAATACGTGGGTAATGGAGCAAG GTCTTTTCTCCAAGACGTTCCCGTGCCTTCAAGACTGCAGCATCTTTGTGCAAAACGCGGCAGAAAAATTTTTGGCCCGTTTCTTGAGCCTGAACATCTTGGTTGACCCCGGAGCAGCGGAAGTGTCGACCGTCGTAGATAGCGTTTGCTATCATAAAGATATAAACCAATCAAAGAG GTGTCTCCGCATAATCAAAGGCGTGCTAGACGACAGCCCGGAAGTCGCCGATGTACTCTGCTCGCAATTCCAGCTCGATGTTAAACTCGAAGAGTTGCTGAAGGAATCCGAAACGGACAGCGCAAATGACATTTGCCTTTCGGAGCTACTGTGTCGTCTCCGTTGTGCTAG GGAGGAATGGGACATGCAGATTGACACGATGAAACTGCTGGAAAATGGAGGGAAAACGGCTACCCTAATCAGGACAGCAGCGACTGTCCTTCAGTA TCCGCAGACGCTCAGTCCCGAGATCAACGAAAAGTGCTTCAAAACGCTCGGGACAGTTGTTCTGAGACATGCCAAGCCTTCGTTTGTGTCGTCTGCCCTGTGCGCTCTCAGGGAGAGCATCGCGCTGAAATGTGACAAG GACATAGGGGAACACCTGCTGGAATGTCTGTCGGCTTTCCTAAGCCTAGCCGTGGACGAGTCGTCGTACTGGGCAAAGCAAAGTCGAATTCTCGCTGTGGCCTGCGAGTGCTTCGGTCTCACCCTCACTATTGTTG CTTCAGAAGGAGCGGGACTGGAACTGCCGGTGTCCGAGCGCTACCTCGGCATGACTCTGCGCCTTCTGCCGAACACCAATCTTTCTTGTCAC GGTATCAAAGAACTGCTCTCTGCATCGGTGGCACTTGCCCTCGGAATCTTCAGTCGATGCCAGCAGGATTTCTGCTGGAGCTCCTCACCGGGCCTGGTACAGCTCGCAACGGTGTTCCAACGCTGCTTGGTGTACACCGACCACGAGGTGATAGAGACGGCTCTCGAGGTTTTTCCTCAGCTGGCAGCCACTCAAG AGTTCCTCCCAGCGTCGAGACATTGCACGTTCACGAAGTGGCTGGAGGACAACTTCCTCCTGCGCTTCGTGTGGGACACGACGCGGAGCATGCACGGAAACGTTCGCGCGAGCGCTGCCGTGGTGCTCGGACAGGTGTGCCCGTGCGAATATGTCTGGCGCCACTTCAGGGACACTCTGCAGCTTACTGAG TCCGACGCCATCCATCTCATGACAACCATGGTGGTTACGGACCCCAACGTGTTTGCTCGGCGTTCCGCAATGGCCGCTCTGTCTTCCTGGGTGGTCAGGGACACCTTCGGAGCGTACTCTCGAAACGCTACGTCACTCCGACGCACGCTGCTCGAGTCCGTAGCGTTTGACTTGGACTCCAGTGTCCAGCGTATGGGGCTGCACACGTGGGGCACCTGCCTGGAGCTGGACCTGAACAACGTTGACCCGAGGAGCAGGAATCCACACACAGCGAGCGAGGTGCTGAAGCGGGCAGACGCCGACGGACTGGGCGTCGCTCTGGGGCGTTCGTTGGCTCCAGACAGTGACCACGAAGTCCGAATAGAGGCTTTCGGATTGGTGGAGAGACTCCGCAAGCGATTGCGGCTGGAATTTCAGATGGACATCGGCCCGACCATTGACACGAGCTTCTTTCGCCACATGAGCGGACTGCTTG AGCCAGAAGAACACGTTGCATCGTCTGCGGAGGAACGGTCGAAAGGCGCGGATGAAGTTCTCGACAAGACGATCTCAGACTGGCTCCAGCAAAAGCTTATCGCTCGCGGAGACACTCTACCTTCATCGAGGGAGGATCGCCTGGCGACACTCAGCGGCGGAGCGACCGTGATGGAAATCCTGGAGATGAAATTGGA
- the LOC135392066 gene encoding uncharacterized protein LOC135392066 isoform X2, protein MVFTSGTHTIPASKWRSVFDLLLFRELRDDVDDTLVQKLISCLDSMVIENREHAEGIWKDAGLREQIPRAFGAGGRAASTVFALRATGAFGQDENFFRDMQAGTQILHRLLHLEIAGPTRDSSVKAAYLRTLFNILSHRTGNTWVMEQGLFSKTFPCLQDCSIFVQNAAEKFLARFLSLNILVDPGAAEVSTVVDSVCYHKDINQSKRCLRIIKGVLDDSPEVADVLCSQFQLDVKLEELLKESETDSANDICLSELLCRLRCAREEWDMQIDTMKLLENGGKTATLIRTAATVLQYPQTLSPEINEKCFKTLGTVVLRHAKPSFVSSALCALRESIALKCDKDIGEHLLECLSAFLSLAVDESSYWAKQSRILAVACECFGLTLTIVEGAGLELPVSERYLGMTLRLLPNTNLSCHGIKELLSASVALALGIFSRCQQDFCWSSSPGLVQLATVFQRCLVYTDHEVIETALEVFPQLAATQEFLPASRHCTFTKWLEDNFLLRFVWDTTRSMHGNVRASAAVVLGQVCPCEYVWRHFRDTLQLTEQNANNPDSRNFQSDAIHLMTTMVVTDPNVFARRSAMAALSSWVVRDTFGAYSRNATSLRRTLLESVAFDLDSSVQRMGLHTWGTCLELDLNNVDPRSRNPHTASEVLKRADADGLGVALGRSLAPDSDHEVRIEAFGLVERLRKRLRLEFQMDIGPTIDTSFFRHMSGLLEPEEHVASSAEERSKGADEVLDKTISDWLQQKLIARGDTLPSSREDRLATLSGGATVMEILEMKLEVCKEDCQWKRIDSIIDDILNAAATEHRVQDCY, encoded by the exons ATGGTTTTCACGAGTGGAACGCACACGATACCTGCTTCAAAATGGAGATCTGTATTTGATTTGCTTCTGTTTAGAGAACTGCGAGATGACGTAGACGACACGCTTGTGCAGAAGCTGATCAGTTGCTTAGACTCGATGGTGATAGAAAACCGAG AACACGCAGAAGGCATCTGGAAAGACGCTGGATTGCGAGAACAGATTCCGCGAGCATTTGGCGCAGGTGGACGGGCAGCGTCCACCGTGTTCGCGTTGCGCGCGACTGGAGCCTTCGGTCAGGACGAAAATTTCTTCCGCGACATGCAAGCAGGAACACAGATTTTACATAGATTACTGCACCTGGAGATCGCTGGCCCGACGCGGGATTCGAGCGTCAAGGCAGCGTACCTTCGTACGTTGTTCAATATCCTGAGCCACAGGACGGGAAATACGTGGGTAATGGAGCAAG GTCTTTTCTCCAAGACGTTCCCGTGCCTTCAAGACTGCAGCATCTTTGTGCAAAACGCGGCAGAAAAATTTTTGGCCCGTTTCTTGAGCCTGAACATCTTGGTTGACCCCGGAGCAGCGGAAGTGTCGACCGTCGTAGATAGCGTTTGCTATCATAAAGATATAAACCAATCAAAGAG GTGTCTCCGCATAATCAAAGGCGTGCTAGACGACAGCCCGGAAGTCGCCGATGTACTCTGCTCGCAATTCCAGCTCGATGTTAAACTCGAAGAGTTGCTGAAGGAATCCGAAACGGACAGCGCAAATGACATTTGCCTTTCGGAGCTACTGTGTCGTCTCCGTTGTGCTAG GGAGGAATGGGACATGCAGATTGACACGATGAAACTGCTGGAAAATGGAGGGAAAACGGCTACCCTAATCAGGACAGCAGCGACTGTCCTTCAGTA TCCGCAGACGCTCAGTCCCGAGATCAACGAAAAGTGCTTCAAAACGCTCGGGACAGTTGTTCTGAGACATGCCAAGCCTTCGTTTGTGTCGTCTGCCCTGTGCGCTCTCAGGGAGAGCATCGCGCTGAAATGTGACAAG GACATAGGGGAACACCTGCTGGAATGTCTGTCGGCTTTCCTAAGCCTAGCCGTGGACGAGTCGTCGTACTGGGCAAAGCAAAGTCGAATTCTCGCTGTGGCCTGCGAGTGCTTCGGTCTCACCCTCACTATTGTTG AAGGAGCGGGACTGGAACTGCCGGTGTCCGAGCGCTACCTCGGCATGACTCTGCGCCTTCTGCCGAACACCAATCTTTCTTGTCAC GGTATCAAAGAACTGCTCTCTGCATCGGTGGCACTTGCCCTCGGAATCTTCAGTCGATGCCAGCAGGATTTCTGCTGGAGCTCCTCACCGGGCCTGGTACAGCTCGCAACGGTGTTCCAACGCTGCTTGGTGTACACCGACCACGAGGTGATAGAGACGGCTCTCGAGGTTTTTCCTCAGCTGGCAGCCACTCAAG AGTTCCTCCCAGCGTCGAGACATTGCACGTTCACGAAGTGGCTGGAGGACAACTTCCTCCTGCGCTTCGTGTGGGACACGACGCGGAGCATGCACGGAAACGTTCGCGCGAGCGCTGCCGTGGTGCTCGGACAGGTGTGCCCGTGCGAATATGTCTGGCGCCACTTCAGGGACACTCTGCAGCTTACTGAG CAGAATGCCAACAACCCTGATAGCCGTAACTTCCAGTCCGACGCCATCCATCTCATGACAACCATGGTGGTTACGGACCCCAACGTGTTTGCTCGGCGTTCCGCAATGGCCGCTCTGTCTTCCTGGGTGGTCAGGGACACCTTCGGAGCGTACTCTCGAAACGCTACGTCACTCCGACGCACGCTGCTCGAGTCCGTAGCGTTTGACTTGGACTCCAGTGTCCAGCGTATGGGGCTGCACACGTGGGGCACCTGCCTGGAGCTGGACCTGAACAACGTTGACCCGAGGAGCAGGAATCCACACACAGCGAGCGAGGTGCTGAAGCGGGCAGACGCCGACGGACTGGGCGTCGCTCTGGGGCGTTCGTTGGCTCCAGACAGTGACCACGAAGTCCGAATAGAGGCTTTCGGATTGGTGGAGAGACTCCGCAAGCGATTGCGGCTGGAATTTCAGATGGACATCGGCCCGACCATTGACACGAGCTTCTTTCGCCACATGAGCGGACTGCTTG AGCCAGAAGAACACGTTGCATCGTCTGCGGAGGAACGGTCGAAAGGCGCGGATGAAGTTCTCGACAAGACGATCTCAGACTGGCTCCAGCAAAAGCTTATCGCTCGCGGAGACACTCTACCTTCATCGAGGGAGGATCGCCTGGCGACACTCAGCGGCGGAGCGACCGTGATGGAAATCCTGGAGATGAAATTGGA
- the LOC135392066 gene encoding uncharacterized protein LOC135392066 isoform X1, translating into MVFTSGTHTIPASKWRSVFDLLLFRELRDDVDDTLVQKLISCLDSMVIENREHAEGIWKDAGLREQIPRAFGAGGRAASTVFALRATGAFGQDENFFRDMQAGTQILHRLLHLEIAGPTRDSSVKAAYLRTLFNILSHRTGNTWVMEQGLFSKTFPCLQDCSIFVQNAAEKFLARFLSLNILVDPGAAEVSTVVDSVCYHKDINQSKRCLRIIKGVLDDSPEVADVLCSQFQLDVKLEELLKESETDSANDICLSELLCRLRCAREEWDMQIDTMKLLENGGKTATLIRTAATVLQYPQTLSPEINEKCFKTLGTVVLRHAKPSFVSSALCALRESIALKCDKDIGEHLLECLSAFLSLAVDESSYWAKQSRILAVACECFGLTLTIVASEGAGLELPVSERYLGMTLRLLPNTNLSCHGIKELLSASVALALGIFSRCQQDFCWSSSPGLVQLATVFQRCLVYTDHEVIETALEVFPQLAATQEFLPASRHCTFTKWLEDNFLLRFVWDTTRSMHGNVRASAAVVLGQVCPCEYVWRHFRDTLQLTEQNANNPDSRNFQSDAIHLMTTMVVTDPNVFARRSAMAALSSWVVRDTFGAYSRNATSLRRTLLESVAFDLDSSVQRMGLHTWGTCLELDLNNVDPRSRNPHTASEVLKRADADGLGVALGRSLAPDSDHEVRIEAFGLVERLRKRLRLEFQMDIGPTIDTSFFRHMSGLLEPEEHVASSAEERSKGADEVLDKTISDWLQQKLIARGDTLPSSREDRLATLSGGATVMEILEMKLEVCKEDCQWKRIDSIIDDILNAAATEHRVQDCY; encoded by the exons ATGGTTTTCACGAGTGGAACGCACACGATACCTGCTTCAAAATGGAGATCTGTATTTGATTTGCTTCTGTTTAGAGAACTGCGAGATGACGTAGACGACACGCTTGTGCAGAAGCTGATCAGTTGCTTAGACTCGATGGTGATAGAAAACCGAG AACACGCAGAAGGCATCTGGAAAGACGCTGGATTGCGAGAACAGATTCCGCGAGCATTTGGCGCAGGTGGACGGGCAGCGTCCACCGTGTTCGCGTTGCGCGCGACTGGAGCCTTCGGTCAGGACGAAAATTTCTTCCGCGACATGCAAGCAGGAACACAGATTTTACATAGATTACTGCACCTGGAGATCGCTGGCCCGACGCGGGATTCGAGCGTCAAGGCAGCGTACCTTCGTACGTTGTTCAATATCCTGAGCCACAGGACGGGAAATACGTGGGTAATGGAGCAAG GTCTTTTCTCCAAGACGTTCCCGTGCCTTCAAGACTGCAGCATCTTTGTGCAAAACGCGGCAGAAAAATTTTTGGCCCGTTTCTTGAGCCTGAACATCTTGGTTGACCCCGGAGCAGCGGAAGTGTCGACCGTCGTAGATAGCGTTTGCTATCATAAAGATATAAACCAATCAAAGAG GTGTCTCCGCATAATCAAAGGCGTGCTAGACGACAGCCCGGAAGTCGCCGATGTACTCTGCTCGCAATTCCAGCTCGATGTTAAACTCGAAGAGTTGCTGAAGGAATCCGAAACGGACAGCGCAAATGACATTTGCCTTTCGGAGCTACTGTGTCGTCTCCGTTGTGCTAG GGAGGAATGGGACATGCAGATTGACACGATGAAACTGCTGGAAAATGGAGGGAAAACGGCTACCCTAATCAGGACAGCAGCGACTGTCCTTCAGTA TCCGCAGACGCTCAGTCCCGAGATCAACGAAAAGTGCTTCAAAACGCTCGGGACAGTTGTTCTGAGACATGCCAAGCCTTCGTTTGTGTCGTCTGCCCTGTGCGCTCTCAGGGAGAGCATCGCGCTGAAATGTGACAAG GACATAGGGGAACACCTGCTGGAATGTCTGTCGGCTTTCCTAAGCCTAGCCGTGGACGAGTCGTCGTACTGGGCAAAGCAAAGTCGAATTCTCGCTGTGGCCTGCGAGTGCTTCGGTCTCACCCTCACTATTGTTG CTTCAGAAGGAGCGGGACTGGAACTGCCGGTGTCCGAGCGCTACCTCGGCATGACTCTGCGCCTTCTGCCGAACACCAATCTTTCTTGTCAC GGTATCAAAGAACTGCTCTCTGCATCGGTGGCACTTGCCCTCGGAATCTTCAGTCGATGCCAGCAGGATTTCTGCTGGAGCTCCTCACCGGGCCTGGTACAGCTCGCAACGGTGTTCCAACGCTGCTTGGTGTACACCGACCACGAGGTGATAGAGACGGCTCTCGAGGTTTTTCCTCAGCTGGCAGCCACTCAAG AGTTCCTCCCAGCGTCGAGACATTGCACGTTCACGAAGTGGCTGGAGGACAACTTCCTCCTGCGCTTCGTGTGGGACACGACGCGGAGCATGCACGGAAACGTTCGCGCGAGCGCTGCCGTGGTGCTCGGACAGGTGTGCCCGTGCGAATATGTCTGGCGCCACTTCAGGGACACTCTGCAGCTTACTGAG CAGAATGCCAACAACCCTGATAGCCGTAACTTCCAGTCCGACGCCATCCATCTCATGACAACCATGGTGGTTACGGACCCCAACGTGTTTGCTCGGCGTTCCGCAATGGCCGCTCTGTCTTCCTGGGTGGTCAGGGACACCTTCGGAGCGTACTCTCGAAACGCTACGTCACTCCGACGCACGCTGCTCGAGTCCGTAGCGTTTGACTTGGACTCCAGTGTCCAGCGTATGGGGCTGCACACGTGGGGCACCTGCCTGGAGCTGGACCTGAACAACGTTGACCCGAGGAGCAGGAATCCACACACAGCGAGCGAGGTGCTGAAGCGGGCAGACGCCGACGGACTGGGCGTCGCTCTGGGGCGTTCGTTGGCTCCAGACAGTGACCACGAAGTCCGAATAGAGGCTTTCGGATTGGTGGAGAGACTCCGCAAGCGATTGCGGCTGGAATTTCAGATGGACATCGGCCCGACCATTGACACGAGCTTCTTTCGCCACATGAGCGGACTGCTTG AGCCAGAAGAACACGTTGCATCGTCTGCGGAGGAACGGTCGAAAGGCGCGGATGAAGTTCTCGACAAGACGATCTCAGACTGGCTCCAGCAAAAGCTTATCGCTCGCGGAGACACTCTACCTTCATCGAGGGAGGATCGCCTGGCGACACTCAGCGGCGGAGCGACCGTGATGGAAATCCTGGAGATGAAATTGGA